One genomic segment of Halanaerobiales bacterium includes these proteins:
- a CDS encoding folate family ECF transporter S component — protein sequence MKLNVKKMVYLSLLIAMGVVLKIFKIPVPFIGLTFTGFPPIIAGVLFGPVSGFIVGAFGDVLGFIFRPTGPYMPHFTLSAALTGAIPGLVIYYFKNRKLTFWHYLLAIGIGQTITSVLMVPYFLNILFGLPFKVKFYEGIVKQLQHIPLYAILAKIIVERVHQSGVLKANDTA from the coding sequence ATGAAATTAAATGTTAAGAAGATGGTTTATTTGAGTCTTTTGATTGCAATGGGAGTGGTATTGAAAATTTTTAAAATACCGGTGCCATTTATTGGTCTTACTTTTACTGGTTTCCCCCCCATTATTGCTGGTGTTCTTTTTGGTCCGGTTTCAGGATTTATCGTAGGAGCTTTTGGGGATGTGCTTGGTTTTATTTTTAGACCAACCGGTCCTTATATGCCTCATTTTACTTTAAGTGCTGCTTTAACAGGAGCTATTCCTGGGTTAGTAATTTATTATTTCAAAAATAGAAAACTTACCTTCTGGCATTATTTACTTGCCATAGGTATTGGGCAGACAATCACTTCAGTATTAATGGTACCATATTTTCTCAATATTTTATTTGGACTACCATTTAAAGTAAAATTCTATGAAGGGATAGTAAAACAATTACAACACATCCCACTTTATGCAATTCTGGCGAAAATTATTGTAGAAAGAGTTCATCAATCAGGAGTTTTGAAAGCTAATGATACAGCATGA